One Solanum lycopersicum chromosome 2, SLM_r2.1 genomic region harbors:
- the LOC101243862 gene encoding G-type lectin S-receptor-like serine/threonine-protein kinase At4g03230 isoform X4, protein MKSTSVLLFVFLLYFKCDSRDMITSRNILSNKRKTLVSAGQIFELGLFNKRSKDGEIRNYVGIWYQESPETIVWVANRDKPIPISGEILAIDIDVDGNLKVLDSTSNSYFSTGLVSASSFKRTAKLYDSGNLVLIDDLSGKRLWQSFNNPTDTFLPGMNMNNAFKLSAWSDTKKDPSTGNYTFQQSTGRKFEYTILFQDTTLRWKGSAPPAYAKPFSFSELPSLVVSMLNNFSDNTNTLASDFNYTRLVMNSSGEIQLYGWFSESRGWFQMWSEPQGPCEVQDICGNFGICNSGLMSRCKCLPGFDPISPDEWTVGTYTDGCSRKSVSICNKKSEFDTFLNLHLMKFEEPDMPYVEAKSEEDCRKGCLRNCKCLAYSYFEQPIAERDTSSMETVPSCQIWTKDLNNLQENYTGGHNLSVRVTVTDIGAITRRNCKPCGSNIIPYPLSSQPNCGDPLYYSFSCDDLTGEVHFRTLKGSYPVIDINKENRTFVIQVRAENAGNSCDTKTQILWLNQSLPFHRIDRCDEGKSQNLSPGGLRNGIHIMWKPPPEPTCKTSADCGDWPTSSCNIREGQGQRRCLCNKYYKWDDLALNCTREHAGQRGWSGEKATSLNLKVLIISVSLAAGTITICYVIYHRKKVARRKAKKISLGNGIEYLSECGGSSKYLVTEDDKKRIDLPFFNLESILVATDNFSDANRLGQGGFGPVYKGKFPQGQEMAVKRLSSHSSQGAEEFKNEVMLIAKLQHRNLVRLLGYCIEENEKILLYEHMPNKSLDTHIFNHSVHPLLDWNIRFKIILGIARGLLYLHHDSRLRIIHRDLKTSNILLDEEMNAKISDFGLARNVEGRNIDAKTQKVAGTYGYLAPEYALEGLFSIKSDVFAFGVVVLEIISGTKNLDVLEDSNLLGHVATKDMKIEYSNTEMVLYI, encoded by the exons ATGAAGTCTACTAGTGTCTTGTTGTTTGTATTCTTGCTGTACTTCAAATGTGATTCTAGGGACATGATAACTTCAAGGAACATATTatcaaacaaaaggaaaactcTAGTGTCAGCTGGACAGATATTCGAGCTGGGACTCTTCAACAAACGATCTAAAGATGGAGAAATAAGAAATTATGTTGGCATATGGTACCAGGAGAGTCCAGAAACTATTGTGTGGGTTGCCAATAGGGACAAACCAATTCCCATATCAGGAGAAATTTTGGCtattgacattgatgttgatgGTAATCTCAAAGTGTTGGATTCAACAAGCAACTCTTATTTTTCAACAGGACTTGTTAGTGCATCTTCTTTTAAGCGTACAGCAAAGCTCTATGACTCAGGAAATTTggttttaattgatgatttgtcAGGGAAGAGATTGTGGCAAAGTTTTAACAACCCCACTGACACTTTCCTTCCTGGTATGAACATGAACAATGCATTCAAGTTGAGTGCTTGGAGTGATACAAAAAAGGATCCCAGCACTGGAAATTACACGTTTCAGCAAAGTACAGGAAGAAAATTTGAGTACACCATACTATTCCAAGATACAACCCTTCGCTGGAAAGGCTCTGCTCCACCTGCTTATGCCAAACCCTTTAGTTTCAGTGAACTTCCATCCTTGGTGGTGTCAATGTTAAACAATTTCAGTGATAACACTAATACTTTGGCGTCAGACTTTAATTACACTAGGCTCGTAATGAATTCCTCAGGGGAAATACAATTATATGGCTGGTTTAGCGAGAGTCGAGGGTGGTTTCAGATGTGGTCAGAACCACAAGGTCCATGCGAGGTGCAGGACATTTGTGGGAACTTTGGAATTTGCAACAGTGGGCTTATGTCTCGGTGCAAGTGTTTGCCAGGATTTGACCCTATTTCTCCAGATGAATGGACGGTTGGGACTTATACTGATGGTTGTTCAAGAAAGTCAGTTAGTATTTGCAACAAGAAGTCAGAATTCGACACATTCTTAAATTTGCACTTAATGAAATTTGAGGAGCCAGACATGCCGTATGTGGAGGCTAAAAGCGAAGAAGATTGCAGAAAAGGGTGTCTAAGAAACTGTAAGTGCCTAGCATATTCATACTTTGAACAACCTATAGCAGAGAGAGACACTTCTAGCATGGAAACTGTACCTAGTTGCCAGATTTGGACGAAAGATCTCAACAATCTTCAGGAGAACTATACTGGTGGCCACAATCTCTCTGTCCGTGTAACAGTTACTGATATTG GAGCAATAACAAGGAGAAATTGCAAGCCTTGCGGCTCAAACATTATACCTTATCCATTGAGCAGTCAACCAAATTGTGGGGATCCTTTGTATTATAGTTTCTCTTGTGATGATTTAACTGGAGAAGTACATTTCCGGACACTGAAGGGCTCATATCCTGTCATTGACATAAATAAGGAAAACAGAACATTCGTAATACAAGTGCGTGCAGAAAATGCTGGTAATTCATGTGAtaccaaaactcaaattttatggCTCAATCAGTCATTGCCCTTTCATCGTATAGACCGGTGTGATGAAGGAAAATCACAAAACCTCAGTCCTGGTGGATTAAGAAATGGAATACACATCATGTGGAAACCACCACCAGAACCTACATGCAAAACTTCTGCAGATTGTGGGGATTGGCCAACTTCAAGTTGCAACATCAGGGAGGGACAAGGTCAGAGAAGGTGTCTATGTAATAAATACTACAAATGGGATGATTTAGCATTAAATTGTACCAGAG AGCATGCAGGACAAAGAGGATGGAGTGGAGAGAAGGCAACATCCTTGAATCTCAAAGTCCTGATTATTTCTGTCAGTCTAGCTGCTGGAACTATAACCATTTGCTATGTAATTTACCATAGAAAAAAGGTGGCAAGAAGGAAAG CCAAGAAAATAAGTTTGGGGAATGGGATAGAGTATTTGTCCGAGTGTGGAGGTTCATCTAAATATTTGGTAACGGAAGATGATAAGAAACGGATAGATCTCCCATTTTTCAACTTGGAAAGCATACTAGTCGCTACTGACAACTTCTCAGACGCAAACAGGCTTGGTCAAGGTGGATTTGGCCCTGTTTACAAG GGTAAGTTCCCTCAAGGACAAGAAATGGCAGTTAAGAGGTTGTCAAGTCATTCTAGTCAAGGTGCTGAAGAAtttaaaaatgaagtaatgtTAATTGCCAAACTCCAACACAGAAATCTAGTGAGACTTTTGGGCTACTGCATCGAGGAGAACGAAAAGATCTTATTATATGAACATATGCCCAACAAAAGCTTAGACACCCATATATTTA ATCATAGCGTACACCCATTGTTGGATTGGAATATCCGCTTCAAAATTATATTGGGCATTGCTCGTGGACTTCTTTATCTACACCACGACTCCAGATTACGTATCATTCATAGAGATCTAAAAACGAGCAATATTCTATTAGACGAAGAGATGAATGCCAAAATATCAGATTTTGGCTTGGCCAGGAATGTTGAAGGCAGAAATATTGATGCTAAGACGCAAAAGGTCGCCGGAACTTa CGGCTATCTTGCACCAGAATATGCATTGGAAGGACTTTTTTCAATCAAGTCTGATGTTTTTGCTTTTGGTGTGGTTGTACTGGAAATCATTAGTGGAACCAAAAACTTGGATGTTCTTGAAGACTCAAACCTCTTGGGTCAT GTTGCAACAAAAGACATGAAAATTGAATATTCAAACACAGAAATGGTCCTATATATATAG